From the Theobroma cacao cultivar B97-61/B2 chromosome 2, Criollo_cocoa_genome_V2, whole genome shotgun sequence genome, one window contains:
- the LOC18610026 gene encoding uncharacterized protein LOC18610026, producing MVGCGLYIKKKTDWLSTLLQSEFFGSCSDHQDLRKSEKNVFCIDCSLEFCRHCKAHGHHRSLQICKYVYQDVVRVQEMQKHLDCSKIQTYKINGEKAVHLNPRPQAKDAKPSTKSKTGAACEACGRYLQDPPNRFCSIACKVSAVDVKPKDQSDKLELPIQEIPDLSLKDNQNSDISTEEEKQSSICSTDVSEETKTWVNTSLKPRKRVNKRKGIPHRAPFC from the exons ATG GTGGGTTGCGGGTTATacataaagaagaaaacagaTTGGCTCTCTACGCTTCTCCAAAGTGAGTTCTTTGGTTCTTGCTCTGATCATCAAGACCTCAGGAAAAGTGAGAAAAACGTGTTCTGCATCGACTGTAGTCTTGAGTTTTGTAGGCATTGTAAGGCTCACGGCCATCATCGGTCGCTTCAGATCTGCAAATATGTCTATCAAGATGTCGTTCGCGTTCAAGAAATGCAGAAGCATCTTGACTGTTCCAAAATTCAG ACATATAAAATCAATGGTGAAAAAGCTGTGCATCTGAATCCTCGGCCCCAAGCCAAAGATGCCAAACcatcaacaaaatcaaaaaccGGTGCTGCCTGTGAAGCTTGCGGAAGATACCTTCAAGACCCGCCTAATCGCTTTTGCTCCATTGCATGCAAG GTATCAGCTGTTGATGTGAAGCCTAAAGACCAAAGCGATAAACTGGAATTGCCAATACAAGAAATCCCTGATCTTTCCCTGAAGGACAACCAAAATTCAGATATAAGtacagaagaagaaaagcaatCCTCAATCTGTTCAACAGATGTTTCCGAGGAGACTAAAACATGGGTGAACACAAGTTTAAAGCCTAGGAAACGAGTGAACAAAAGGAAAGGCATTCCTCATAGAGCTCCTTTCTGTTAA